The following are encoded in a window of Methanobacterium sp. genomic DNA:
- a CDS encoding GHMP kinase has product MQSSVFAPSHITGFFEVVDDPNPFIKGSRGAGVTLDQGVLTQVDVSEGNGEIIIKNNGKSISQKYSPDTSVSYRTLDLIRKQTELIEWDDIKITINHQVQVPVESGFGVSAGLALGTSLALSRIFKLPFTFYQAAAIAHHAEIQLKTGLGDVTGAVIGGFPIRIEPGAPGIGKADKILYGSGANNKSQGDLFVISKTLGTIETSSVLQDPAMTGKINIVARHMLKKLLSNPKINNLMDLSFEFARETGLIDPDILEIVEVMKDETLGASMAMLGKTAFAISETPDSSVDGVMVARVDNCGCRFQ; this is encoded by the coding sequence TTGCAATCTTCAGTCTTCGCACCTTCCCATATAACAGGATTTTTTGAAGTAGTTGATGATCCTAACCCTTTTATCAAGGGATCAAGAGGTGCTGGAGTAACCCTTGATCAGGGAGTTTTAACTCAGGTAGATGTAAGTGAAGGAAATGGTGAGATCATCATCAAAAACAATGGAAAATCTATTAGTCAGAAATATTCTCCTGATACATCTGTAAGTTACAGAACTCTTGATTTGATCAGGAAACAAACAGAACTAATTGAATGGGATGATATTAAGATCACCATCAATCATCAAGTTCAAGTTCCAGTGGAATCAGGGTTTGGAGTATCAGCCGGGCTAGCACTAGGAACATCCCTTGCTTTGTCACGAATTTTTAAACTACCTTTCACATTCTATCAAGCAGCAGCTATTGCTCATCACGCAGAAATTCAATTAAAAACTGGTTTAGGTGATGTTACAGGGGCGGTAATTGGTGGGTTTCCTATTAGGATAGAACCCGGAGCCCCTGGGATTGGGAAGGCGGATAAAATTCTTTATGGAAGTGGTGCTAATAATAAAAGTCAGGGAGACTTGTTTGTAATATCTAAAACTTTGGGAACCATTGAAACGTCATCAGTTTTGCAGGACCCGGCCATGACTGGCAAGATAAACATAGTAGCCAGACACATGCTGAAGAAATTACTTTCAAATCCCAAAATCAATAATTTAATGGATTTGTCTTTTGAATTTGCCCGAGAAACAGGACTTATTGACCCGGATATACTGGAAATTGTGGAGGTAATGAAAGATGAAACACTTGGCGCTTCAATGGCCATGCTTGGAAAAACAGCTTTTGCAATCTCTGAAACTCCAGATTCCAGTGTGGATGGAGTGATGGTTGCCAGGGTTGATAATTGTGGTTGCAGATTCCAGTAG
- a CDS encoding 2,5-diamino-6-(ribosylamino)-4(3H)-pyrimidinone 5'-phosphate reductase encodes MKPKVTLSAAMTLDGKIATKTGSSEISGPEDLLRVHKLRKDMDAIMVGINTVLADDPRLSVHKISSKPDDNPIRVVVDSQARTPLNYRILNSEAPTIIAVSTQAPVKRVRMLEAEDTVEVIICGDKQVDLESLMEKLGEKGIKTLMLEGGSTLNYSMFQAGLVSEVKLCIAPMIAGGSQAKTLADGDGVDYMKDAFRLKFKKSYTLGEDLIVEYDVL; translated from the coding sequence ATTAAACCTAAAGTTACCTTAAGTGCGGCCATGACCTTGGATGGTAAAATAGCCACCAAAACTGGCAGTTCAGAGATATCGGGTCCGGAAGATTTATTAAGAGTTCACAAGCTCCGTAAAGATATGGATGCTATAATGGTGGGGATAAACACTGTTTTGGCTGATGATCCTCGCTTATCTGTTCATAAAATATCCTCAAAACCAGATGATAATCCCATCAGGGTAGTGGTTGACAGCCAGGCCCGCACACCCCTCAATTATCGGATTCTCAACAGTGAAGCTCCCACCATAATTGCAGTTTCTACTCAAGCACCTGTAAAACGGGTTAGAATGTTGGAAGCAGAAGATACTGTTGAAGTTATAATTTGTGGTGATAAACAGGTAGATTTAGAATCTTTAATGGAAAAGTTAGGTGAGAAAGGGATTAAAACATTGATGCTGGAAGGAGGGTCCACTCTCAACTATTCCATGTTCCAAGCTGGATTGGTAAGTGAAGTGAAACTATGTATCGCACCGATGATTGCCGGTGGAAGTCAGGCTAAAACATTGGCTGATGGTGATGGAGTGGATTATATGAAAGATGCATTCCGTTTAAAGTTTAAAAAAAGTTACACGCTTGGTGAAGATTTAATAGTGGAATACGATGTGTTATAA
- a CDS encoding cobalt-precorrin-8 methylmutase: protein MSMGASTKQGYEIAEKSRKIVKSLIDSKTKDLTPEERSIVERIVHSTADTEYADITRMSSNFVEKSLEAIYNGKEILTDINMVKTGINKYKGNIRCYIGDELTIKLAKKKEITRAAAAMELAALNGFDGVVVIGNAPTALWKVIELVNSGSMDVKSVIGVPVGFVGAAESKQALQETSIPYLVTEGPKGGTPVAVAAVNSLINIIRSE, encoded by the coding sequence ATGTCTATGGGTGCATCTACAAAGCAGGGATATGAAATTGCAGAAAAAAGTAGAAAAATCGTCAAATCCCTGATTGATTCAAAAACAAAAGATTTAACTCCGGAAGAAAGATCAATAGTGGAAAGAATTGTGCATTCCACAGCTGATACCGAGTATGCGGATATCACTCGAATGAGCTCAAATTTCGTTGAAAAAAGCCTTGAAGCGATTTATAATGGAAAAGAAATCTTAACAGACATAAACATGGTTAAAACAGGCATAAATAAATATAAAGGTAATATTAGATGCTATATTGGTGATGAATTAACAATCAAACTCGCTAAAAAGAAGGAAATCACTAGAGCCGCAGCAGCTATGGAATTAGCAGCATTGAATGGCTTTGATGGTGTTGTAGTTATTGGTAACGCACCCACTGCCTTATGGAAAGTGATTGAACTTGTAAATTCGGGTTCAATGGATGTAAAATCAGTTATTGGAGTTCCCGTAGGTTTTGTTGGTGCTGCAGAATCTAAACAAGCACTTCAAGAAACTTCAATCCCCTACTTGGTCACTGAAGGTCCTAAAGGTGGAACTCCAGTGGCTGTTGCTGCTGTAAATTCTTTAATTAATATTATAAGGAGTGAATGA
- a CDS encoding carboxymuconolactone decarboxylase family protein, translating to MSEDRYQKGLEYLEKMNPDSFKVLEKNLEDVAPDMARYVAEFAYGDIYCRPGLDFKTRELVTIAAITTLGSAQTQLKSHIHGALNVGCTPQEIIEVIIQMAVYAGFPKALNGLFSANEVFTERKEKLDE from the coding sequence GTGAGTGAAGATAGATACCAAAAAGGTCTTGAATATTTGGAAAAAATGAATCCTGATTCTTTCAAAGTATTGGAAAAAAATCTGGAAGATGTAGCTCCAGACATGGCACGCTATGTTGCTGAGTTTGCCTATGGAGATATTTATTGCCGGCCAGGTTTGGATTTTAAAACTAGGGAGTTAGTGACCATTGCCGCCATAACCACCTTGGGAAGTGCCCAAACCCAGCTAAAAAGCCATATACATGGTGCTCTAAATGTTGGCTGCACTCCACAGGAGATTATCGAAGTTATCATCCAAATGGCAGTTTATGCAGGTTTTCCGAAAGCATTAAATGGTTTGTTCTCTGCCAATGAAGTTTTCACTGAAAGAAAGGAAAAATTAGATGAATAA
- a CDS encoding iron-containing alcohol dehydrogenase, whose protein sequence is MNNALELRKFVAPEFIFGSGARLLVGRYAKNFGARKVLIVTDHDVMAAGLVDPVFEALKDEGIDYEIYSNIKPNPTVQQVTEGSKFYLDKNCNFIVAVGGGSPMDCAKAIGIVSSNHKEVREFEGVDKVLIPSPPLICIPTTAGSAADVSQFAIITDNDRKLKMAIVSKTVVPDVALIDPETTLTMDKSLTICTGFDVLSHAVEAFASNASSPITDLHALEAIRLVSQNIIPTSNDLKNINLRGKMMLSSLHAGLAFSNASLGLIHAMAHSLGGFLDLPHGECNALLLDHVLDFNFDSEIQKYRKIGKALGLELDGMSDYNAKKVILSRIKDLKSQADVTYTLKHTGVTPEDIPELARKAMNDACIITNPRKPTQSDVEEIFRNAL, encoded by the coding sequence ATGAATAATGCTCTAGAATTACGGAAATTTGTGGCTCCTGAATTCATCTTTGGTTCTGGTGCCAGATTGCTGGTGGGACGTTATGCTAAAAATTTCGGTGCACGCAAAGTGTTAATTGTCACTGACCATGATGTAATGGCTGCAGGATTAGTTGATCCTGTTTTTGAAGCTTTGAAAGATGAAGGAATTGATTATGAGATATATTCTAACATTAAACCAAATCCCACAGTCCAACAAGTTACAGAAGGTTCCAAATTTTATCTTGACAAAAACTGCAATTTTATTGTAGCAGTGGGTGGGGGAAGTCCTATGGATTGTGCGAAGGCCATAGGGATTGTCAGTTCTAATCATAAGGAGGTGCGTGAATTTGAAGGTGTGGATAAAGTTCTGATTCCTTCACCTCCACTGATCTGCATTCCAACAACTGCAGGAAGTGCTGCAGATGTGTCTCAATTTGCCATAATCACTGATAATGATCGGAAATTGAAGATGGCCATAGTCAGTAAAACTGTAGTTCCTGATGTTGCCCTTATTGATCCAGAAACAACACTCACCATGGACAAATCACTGACCATATGCACTGGTTTTGATGTTTTAAGCCACGCAGTTGAAGCATTTGCCTCAAATGCCAGTTCACCAATAACTGATTTACATGCACTGGAAGCCATACGTTTAGTATCACAAAACATCATACCCACCAGTAATGATCTTAAGAACATTAATTTAAGGGGAAAGATGATGTTAAGCAGTCTCCATGCTGGATTAGCCTTTTCAAATGCAAGTTTGGGATTGATACATGCAATGGCCCATAGTTTAGGCGGATTTTTAGATTTACCTCATGGGGAATGCAACGCCCTGCTACTGGATCATGTGCTTGATTTCAATTTTGACTCAGAAATCCAGAAATACAGGAAGATAGGCAAAGCTTTAGGGCTGGAACTTGATGGTATGAGTGATTATAATGCTAAAAAAGTTATCCTCAGCCGAATAAAAGATTTAAAATCCCAGGCTGATGTAACTTATACTCTTAAACACACCGGAGTCACCCCTGAGGATATTCCTGAACTGGCAAGAAAAGCCATGAATGATGCTTGCATCATCACTAACCCTAGAAAACCAACACAGAGCGATGTTGAGGAGATATTTAGAAATGCGCTCTGA
- the hypE gene encoding hydrogenase expression/formation protein HypE gives MKIGMSHGAGGEIMQSLISDMILGNIKNKRVNGGVGLENLDDGATIPLGEHEIVISTDSHTIDPLFFPGGDIGRISIAGTVNDVSVMGARPLAIANAMIISEGFSGDELERIIKSMDEVCQETGVSIVTGDTKVMENDKLDKIIICTTGIGIAPKGAITPDSGLEIGDKIILSGSVGDHGISLMSYREGFGFETDLKSDVAPVWDIVKTALDIGGVHAMKDPTRGGIANALNEMTSKSGLGMFLHEEKIPVKREVHAASEMLGIDPFEVANEGKVIMSVQPEKADEILEAIRKRKYGDQAQIIGEVTEDKHVILETAMGGKRILEAPIADPVPRVC, from the coding sequence ATGAAAATAGGAATGTCACATGGGGCTGGCGGAGAAATAATGCAAAGCCTCATTTCGGATATGATACTGGGCAATATTAAAAACAAGCGAGTAAATGGTGGAGTGGGCCTGGAAAATTTGGATGATGGTGCAACCATCCCACTGGGAGAGCATGAAATTGTAATCAGCACTGATAGTCACACTATAGATCCATTATTCTTTCCAGGGGGGGATATTGGCAGAATTTCTATAGCTGGCACAGTGAATGATGTTTCAGTAATGGGAGCACGACCATTAGCCATAGCCAATGCCATGATCATAAGTGAAGGATTCAGTGGGGATGAATTAGAACGTATAATAAAATCTATGGATGAAGTGTGCCAAGAAACCGGTGTGTCTATTGTAACTGGCGATACCAAGGTAATGGAAAATGATAAATTAGATAAAATTATCATCTGCACCACTGGTATAGGCATAGCCCCTAAAGGTGCAATCACCCCTGATTCTGGACTGGAAATAGGAGATAAAATCATACTATCTGGAAGTGTGGGAGACCATGGTATTTCTCTGATGAGCTACCGTGAAGGATTTGGCTTCGAAACAGACCTTAAATCTGATGTAGCTCCGGTATGGGATATAGTGAAAACCGCACTGGACATTGGGGGGGTTCATGCTATGAAGGACCCCACGCGTGGCGGGATTGCCAATGCACTTAATGAAATGACCTCTAAATCTGGTTTGGGAATGTTCCTTCATGAGGAAAAGATACCAGTTAAAAGAGAAGTGCATGCCGCATCAGAGATGCTGGGAATAGATCCATTTGAAGTTGCAAATGAAGGTAAAGTCATAATGAGTGTCCAACCAGAAAAAGCCGATGAAATCCTGGAAGCCATCAGAAAAAGAAAATATGGTGACCAAGCCCAGATCATTGGTGAGGTAACTGAGGATAAACACGTGATCCTAGAAACAGCAATGGGTGGTAAAAGAATACTGGAGGCACCAATAGCAGATCCAGTACCTCGAGTATGTTAA
- the mtxX gene encoding methanogenesis marker protein Mmp4/MtxX, producing MKIAVGVGKNLAIVKAAQKVDFEVILTKSEDELLDLLITGSVDAAVRGSLSASHFMSKIREYYPEVSRASFLELNGHKFLLAPVGIDEGDTLEKKEKIIDNGVQFLEDIGFKPRVAVLSGGRPQDRGRSSRIDSSIREAEQLTMITKDKYPVKHYFILIEDAVSDGANLILAPDGICGNLIFRSLVLMGSMKSYGAVTLGIKEIFIDTSRSQNEEGYLRALKFAEKLAKLRKE from the coding sequence ATGAAAATTGCAGTTGGTGTTGGCAAAAACTTGGCCATTGTTAAGGCCGCCCAGAAAGTTGACTTTGAAGTAATCCTAACTAAATCTGAAGATGAACTTTTAGATTTACTAATAACTGGCAGTGTTGATGCCGCAGTACGGGGATCGCTTAGTGCATCGCATTTCATGTCAAAAATTCGTGAATACTATCCTGAAGTTTCCAGGGCATCTTTTTTAGAATTAAATGGGCATAAATTTCTTCTTGCACCGGTGGGTATTGATGAAGGTGACACACTGGAAAAGAAGGAGAAAATAATAGATAATGGTGTTCAATTTTTGGAAGATATCGGTTTCAAACCTCGGGTTGCAGTTCTTTCTGGAGGAAGACCTCAGGATAGGGGTCGAAGTTCTAGGATCGACAGTTCCATAAGGGAAGCTGAACAGTTAACAATGATCACAAAGGATAAATATCCAGTTAAACACTACTTTATACTAATTGAAGATGCTGTTTCTGATGGTGCTAATTTAATACTGGCACCAGATGGTATATGTGGAAACTTGATCTTTCGCAGCCTTGTTCTAATGGGTTCTATGAAAAGTTATGGTGCAGTTACTCTGGGAATTAAAGAAATATTCATTGACACATCCAGATCTCAGAATGAAGAAGGATACCTGCGGGCTCTTAAATTTGCAGAAAAACTAGCAAAATTGAGAAAAGAATAA
- a CDS encoding PAS domain S-box protein, whose amino-acid sequence MRSDNENNWDSIREKIIGLGEQSIRKSYYPELQQRISELERFRALLDETNDAIFLSEVSSGKFADFNNSACEQLGYSPQKLSEMSVQDIISPGEIEGMKHIIDNLVEGRQFKNRLTVETFLKRQDNSLINVEINISLVCFSDDDYIVMVARDITERKEFENALKSSIKEKEVLIREIHHRVKNNMQIISSLLNLQKQYVHDEEAGNVLLESQNRVKSMAMIHEKLYQTQNFSEINFGDYITSLVDDLFSSYGSYSRRIKKKMIFDEIMLGLETAIPCGLIISELVTNTLKYAFPNQMEGEFRIEMYEIDGFYHLIISDNGVGIPPNLNFEKTETLGLVLVDSLVNQLEGTVELERNGGTKFKIVFKELKYEERF is encoded by the coding sequence ATGCGCTCTGATAATGAAAATAATTGGGATTCCATACGCGAGAAAATAATAGGGTTAGGGGAACAATCAATTAGAAAAAGTTATTACCCTGAACTACAACAACGTATTTCTGAGTTGGAACGATTCAGGGCATTATTAGATGAAACTAACGATGCTATTTTTCTTTCAGAAGTTTCTTCGGGTAAATTTGCCGATTTTAACAATTCAGCATGCGAACAACTGGGATATTCTCCTCAGAAATTGTCTGAAATGTCTGTTCAAGATATTATTAGTCCTGGTGAAATCGAAGGCATGAAACATATTATTGATAATTTAGTTGAGGGTAGGCAATTTAAAAACCGCCTCACAGTAGAAACATTCCTAAAAAGGCAGGATAATTCCCTGATAAACGTGGAGATCAACATTAGTTTGGTGTGTTTTAGTGATGATGACTATATTGTAATGGTGGCCCGTGACATTACTGAGCGTAAAGAATTTGAAAACGCACTCAAATCTTCCATTAAAGAAAAAGAAGTCTTAATCCGTGAGATACATCATCGGGTTAAAAATAATATGCAAATTATCTCAAGCCTACTGAACCTGCAAAAACAGTATGTCCATGATGAAGAAGCAGGTAATGTTCTACTGGAAAGCCAGAATAGAGTTAAATCAATGGCTATGATTCATGAAAAACTTTATCAAACACAAAATTTTTCAGAAATTAACTTCGGAGACTACATCACAAGTCTAGTGGATGATCTTTTTTCTTCTTATGGCTCATATTCAAGGCGGATCAAAAAGAAGATGATATTTGATGAGATAATGTTGGGACTGGAAACTGCCATTCCCTGTGGCCTGATTATCAGTGAACTTGTGACTAACACTCTTAAATATGCTTTCCCCAACCAAATGGAAGGTGAATTTAGAATTGAAATGTATGAAATTGATGGATTTTACCATCTAATTATCAGTGACAATGGGGTGGGTATTCCGCCCAATCTTAACTTTGAAAAAACAGAAACCCTAGGATTGGTACTGGTTGATAGTCTGGTCAATCAATTGGAAGGTACAGTTGAACTAGAAAGAAATGGTGGAACTAAATTTAAAATAGTCTTCAAAGAGTTAAAATATGAAGAACGGTTTTAA
- a CDS encoding RDD family protein: MQEFWGKRAVALIIDVIFITLFMWALTAILYPLIALTNLYFVFNFWFILWGFITLAYFTLMEGKWSTTLGKGLMKLKVQAIQGDMNYQTALMRNLSKFLWIPLLIDVTIGFIGAKANKRRYLDDIANTRIILLE, from the coding sequence ATGCAAGAATTTTGGGGTAAGAGAGCAGTGGCTTTAATTATTGATGTAATTTTTATCACTCTATTTATGTGGGCATTAACTGCCATTTTATACCCATTAATTGCATTGACTAATCTTTACTTTGTTTTTAATTTCTGGTTTATACTATGGGGATTTATTACCCTAGCCTATTTCACATTAATGGAGGGGAAATGGTCCACAACCTTGGGTAAAGGTTTGATGAAGCTGAAAGTTCAAGCTATCCAGGGGGATATGAATTACCAAACAGCATTAATGAGAAACCTCTCCAAATTCCTATGGATTCCATTGTTAATTGATGTTACAATTGGATTTATAGGTGCAAAGGCAAATAAACGACGATATTTAGATGACATTGCTAATACTAGGATAATTTTACTAGAATAG
- the hemL gene encoding glutamate-1-semialdehyde 2,1-aminomutase: MKSEELFAYAKNYLPGGVNSPVRAFKPYPFFASKAEGSRLFSVDGNSYIDYCLAYGPLVLGHAYPPVVDAVKKQLLKGSAYGVPTENEIKLAKEVIKRIPCAEMVRFVNSGTEATMSAIRLARAVTGKKKIVKFEGAYHGAHDYVLVKSGSGAIGLPDSPGVPEETTENTILIPFNNKEAVSDLFNRESEDLAAIILEPVMGNVGCIPPKKGYLEFLRKITSENNVILIFDEVITGFRIDAGGAQEYFGVTPDLVTLGKILGGGFPMGALAGKKEFMERIAPLGDVYQAGTFNGNPISITAGLETLKHLDRKFYQESEKKGLKMRRGLQDILHDLSLEYQVVGLSSMFQLYFTPSEVWDYSQAKTADTDKFAQYFHSLLSADVFVMPSQFECCFISKAHSLDDIEVTLEAMSDAVLTAEKKI, encoded by the coding sequence ATGAAATCTGAGGAATTATTTGCATATGCTAAAAATTATCTTCCAGGGGGAGTTAATTCCCCAGTAAGGGCTTTTAAGCCGTATCCATTTTTTGCAAGTAAAGCTGAAGGGTCCCGTCTTTTCAGTGTAGATGGGAATAGTTACATTGATTATTGTCTGGCTTACGGGCCTCTGGTTTTAGGTCATGCTTATCCTCCGGTAGTGGATGCAGTTAAAAAACAGCTCCTCAAAGGTTCAGCTTATGGAGTGCCAACTGAAAATGAAATAAAACTGGCAAAAGAGGTTATAAAACGCATTCCCTGTGCTGAAATGGTTCGTTTTGTTAATTCAGGAACAGAAGCTACTATGAGTGCTATTCGTTTGGCTCGAGCAGTTACTGGTAAAAAAAAGATTGTGAAGTTTGAAGGAGCATATCACGGAGCACATGATTATGTTTTGGTTAAATCTGGTTCTGGTGCAATAGGTTTACCAGACTCTCCAGGAGTGCCAGAAGAAACAACCGAAAACACAATTTTAATCCCGTTCAACAATAAAGAAGCTGTTTCTGACCTTTTCAACCGAGAAAGTGAGGATTTGGCAGCTATTATTCTTGAACCAGTTATGGGAAACGTGGGATGCATACCTCCTAAAAAAGGTTACTTGGAATTTTTAAGAAAAATAACTAGTGAGAATAATGTTATACTAATTTTTGATGAGGTTATAACTGGTTTTAGAATAGATGCTGGTGGGGCTCAGGAATATTTTGGTGTTACTCCAGACTTGGTAACTTTAGGGAAGATACTGGGGGGAGGATTTCCCATGGGGGCGTTAGCTGGTAAGAAAGAATTTATGGAAAGGATAGCTCCTTTAGGAGATGTTTATCAAGCAGGCACATTTAATGGAAACCCTATTTCAATCACAGCGGGTCTGGAAACTTTAAAACACCTTGACCGGAAATTTTATCAGGAATCAGAAAAAAAAGGTCTTAAAATGCGTCGGGGTCTTCAGGACATACTCCACGATCTTTCTCTTGAATATCAGGTAGTTGGATTATCATCCATGTTTCAGTTGTACTTCACCCCTAGTGAGGTATGGGACTATTCACAGGCAAAAACAGCGGACACTGATAAATTTGCCCAATATTTCCATAGCCTACTTAGTGCTGATGTTTTTGTCATGCCATCCCAATTTGAATGCTGCTTCATATCTAAAGCCCATTCATTGGATGATATTGAAGTAACGTTAGAAGCAATGTCAGATGCTGTTTTAACTGCTGAAAAGAAAATATAA
- a CDS encoding TatD family hydrolase: MIDSHCHVDFKVYNKNRHEIMKNAKENLKAIVNSGASLGGNRRTLKLAEEYKNFLYPTLGFHPLNASKSDNSVIQQVLTEIESNIDDAVALGETGLDFYRSDDEMSKNRQIELFETFLKLAVEYQIPLVIHARDAEEQALKMVKKYSSIPQVVFHCYGGELETAQKIVDEGYFISISTIVCFSEHHQHLVSEIPLSSLLTETDSPYLSPFKGQRNEPAFVKETVKTIAHVKSRSIGEVSKITESNARRIFGF, from the coding sequence TTGATTGACAGCCACTGCCATGTTGATTTTAAGGTCTACAATAAAAATCGACATGAGATAATGAAAAACGCCAAGGAAAATCTCAAAGCAATAGTGAATTCAGGAGCTTCCCTAGGTGGTAACCGGCGCACACTTAAACTGGCAGAGGAGTATAAAAATTTCTTATACCCTACACTCGGATTTCATCCTCTAAATGCATCTAAATCTGATAATTCTGTAATACAACAAGTTTTAACTGAAATTGAATCTAATATTGATGATGCTGTTGCCCTTGGCGAGACAGGACTTGATTTTTATCGTTCGGATGATGAAATGTCTAAAAATAGGCAGATAGAACTTTTTGAAACTTTTCTGAAATTGGCTGTTGAATACCAGATCCCTCTAGTCATACATGCCCGTGATGCAGAAGAACAAGCCCTTAAAATGGTCAAAAAGTATTCTTCCATCCCACAAGTTGTTTTTCACTGTTATGGTGGGGAGCTTGAAACTGCACAGAAAATAGTGGATGAAGGATATTTTATATCAATTTCCACCATTGTATGTTTCAGTGAACATCATCAACATTTGGTAAGTGAAATTCCTTTATCATCTCTTCTCACTGAAACTGACAGCCCCTACTTATCACCATTTAAGGGGCAGAGAAATGAGCCGGCCTTTGTAAAAGAAACCGTAAAAACCATTGCTCATGTCAAGTCCAGATCCATAGGAGAAGTTTCCAAAATCACAGAGTCTAATGCCCGACGAATTTTCGGATTTTAA
- a CDS encoding histidinol phosphate phosphatase domain-containing protein translates to MGKRIDLHTHSIFSDGELLPSEIARRACVLGHEAIAITDHVDASNLDCAGRVINAVLDIRDNWDIEVIPGAEITHAPAEIIPKLARKAKKLGAEIIVVHGETIVEPVIEGTNWSAVNCPDVDVLAHPGLITPEEAHVAKDNNIVLEISARKGHSLGNGHVVQTALEVGADMVVNTDTHAPEDLITYQMAEKIALGAGLPKKELKKVLRDNPLRILEEKGIL, encoded by the coding sequence ATGGGAAAAAGAATTGATCTGCATACTCACAGCATATTTAGTGATGGAGAACTCCTCCCATCAGAAATAGCACGCCGAGCATGTGTTTTAGGCCATGAAGCAATTGCTATTACAGATCACGTGGATGCTAGCAATCTTGATTGTGCTGGTAGAGTCATTAATGCGGTTTTAGACATAAGAGATAACTGGGACATTGAAGTTATCCCTGGAGCAGAAATTACCCATGCACCTGCCGAGATAATTCCCAAACTTGCTCGGAAGGCCAAAAAGTTAGGAGCAGAGATTATTGTGGTTCACGGTGAAACAATAGTGGAACCAGTAATTGAGGGTACCAACTGGAGTGCAGTAAACTGTCCTGATGTTGATGTATTAGCACATCCCGGGCTAATAACCCCTGAAGAAGCCCATGTTGCCAAAGACAATAACATAGTCCTGGAGATAAGTGCAAGAAAAGGTCACAGCCTGGGTAATGGGCATGTGGTACAGACTGCTCTAGAGGTGGGGGCAGATATGGTGGTTAACACAGACACCCATGCACCTGAAGACCTGATAACTTACCAAATGGCAGAAAAAATAGCATTAGGGGCAGGTTTACCTAAAAAAGAACTTAAAAAAGTCTTAAGAGACAACCCCCTCCGCATACTTGAAGAAAAAGGCATTCTCTAA
- the uppS gene encoding di-trans,poly-cis-decaprenylcistransferase — protein sequence MSILKPVYKLYEWYISRNLRPENMPKHIAIIMDGNRRFSKIQGNMDAVDGHKKGINTLESVLDWCVDLGIEIVTAYAFSTENFNRPPNEVEGLMRLFKENFEGIARNKKIHDNQVRVKAVGKLELLPDDVREAIRLAEESTANYNKRLVNIAIGYDGRMEIVDAIKKIVDEVENGKIRPEDIDENLVNKNLYTAGMEDPNLIIRTSGEERLSGFLLWQSSYSELYFCDSLWPQLRKVDFLRAVRSYQQRERRFGV from the coding sequence ATGTCAATTCTAAAACCCGTTTACAAACTTTATGAATGGTACATATCCCGGAACTTACGGCCAGAGAACATGCCAAAGCATATTGCTATTATCATGGATGGAAATCGTCGTTTTTCAAAAATCCAGGGAAACATGGACGCAGTTGACGGGCATAAGAAGGGTATTAATACTTTAGAAAGTGTGCTTGATTGGTGTGTTGATTTAGGTATTGAAATTGTCACAGCCTACGCATTTTCAACTGAAAACTTTAATAGGCCACCTAATGAAGTTGAAGGTCTTATGAGGCTGTTTAAAGAGAATTTTGAGGGAATTGCCCGTAACAAAAAGATCCATGATAACCAGGTTAGAGTAAAAGCAGTAGGTAAATTAGAACTTTTGCCTGATGATGTGCGGGAGGCCATTCGTTTAGCTGAAGAATCAACTGCTAACTACAATAAAAGGTTAGTTAATATTGCTATTGGTTATGATGGGCGTATGGAAATAGTTGATGCTATAAAAAAGATAGTCGATGAGGTTGAAAATGGCAAAATACGTCCTGAAGATATTGATGAGAATTTGGTTAATAAAAATCTTTACACAGCAGGAATGGAGGATCCAAACCTAATCATCAGGACTAGTGGTGAAGAAAGACTCAGTGGCTTTTTATTGTGGCAGTCTTCTTACTCTGAACTCTATTTCTGTGATAGTTTATGGCCACAACTAAGGAAAGTTGATTTTCTTAGGGCTGTACGTTCATACCAGCAGAGGGAACGTAGATTTGGTGTTTGA